From the genome of Bradyrhizobium elkanii USDA 76, one region includes:
- a CDS encoding NAD(P)H-dependent flavin oxidoreductase, which produces MLGPLRLQVQNSKSRTGSKRMPISTELTARLGIEHPILLAPMDTIAGSGLVKAVSDAGGFGILGGGYGDKTRLQTETAKLKGFAKPFGIGFITWSLARQPELIDIALEARPRAVMLSFGDPAPFAPKIKAAGALLICQVQSEEMAQQALDCGADILIAQGTEAGGHGASRTTLDIVPAIIDFAARRVPVVAAGGIADGRGLAAMMMLGASGVLMGTRFYASVEADAAEQAKQLICAARSGETVRGVVFDWSRKLMWPAPFTARSLANDHLRRWSGREIELMQRADKVAVEYAAAKAAANFDVAAVFAGESVGLIHDIVPAAEIVGRIVAEAEQSLQGRRNSLSSLT; this is translated from the coding sequence ATGTTAGGCCCGCTTAGGCTGCAAGTCCAGAACAGCAAGTCCAGAACAGGGAGCAAGCGCATGCCGATCAGCACCGAATTGACGGCACGTCTGGGCATCGAGCATCCGATCCTGCTCGCGCCGATGGACACGATTGCCGGCAGCGGGCTGGTCAAGGCGGTCAGCGATGCCGGCGGCTTCGGCATTCTGGGCGGCGGCTACGGCGACAAGACGCGGCTGCAGACCGAGACCGCGAAGCTGAAGGGGTTTGCAAAGCCGTTCGGCATCGGCTTCATCACCTGGAGCCTCGCCAGGCAGCCCGAGCTGATCGACATCGCGCTGGAGGCGAGGCCGCGCGCGGTGATGCTGTCATTCGGCGATCCCGCGCCATTCGCGCCGAAGATCAAGGCCGCAGGCGCGCTGCTGATCTGCCAGGTGCAGAGCGAGGAGATGGCACAGCAGGCGCTCGATTGCGGCGCCGATATCCTGATCGCGCAGGGCACCGAGGCGGGCGGTCACGGCGCATCGCGCACCACGCTCGACATCGTGCCGGCGATCATCGATTTCGCGGCGAGGCGCGTGCCTGTCGTCGCGGCCGGCGGCATCGCGGACGGCCGGGGCCTCGCGGCGATGATGATGCTCGGCGCATCCGGCGTGCTGATGGGAACGCGCTTCTACGCCAGCGTCGAGGCCGACGCGGCCGAGCAGGCCAAACAGCTGATCTGCGCGGCAAGGAGCGGCGAGACGGTGCGCGGCGTGGTGTTCGACTGGTCGCGCAAGCTGATGTGGCCGGCGCCATTCACCGCGCGTTCGCTTGCCAACGATCATCTGCGGCGCTGGAGCGGGCGCGAGATCGAGCTGATGCAGCGTGCGGACAAGGTCGCGGTGGAGTATGCCGCCGCAAAGGCCGCGGCCAATTTCGATGTCGCCGCGGTGTTTGCCGGCGAGTCCGTCGGCCTGATCCATGATATCGTCCCGGCGGCCGAGATCGTCGGCCGTATCGTCGCCGAGGCCGAGCAATCGTTGCAGGGCCGGCGCAACTCTCTTTCCTCTTTGACCTGA
- a CDS encoding NAD(P)H-dependent flavin oxidoreductase, protein MWPDRRIIDLFKTEFPIVLGPMAGVMDAELATAVAQGGGVASLPCAMITPDKAREQVHIFRQRVSAPINLNFFCHKAVDADPAREAIWRQRLAPYYREHGLDPNAQINAANRAPFDAAFCAVVEELKPEIVSFHFGLPEPKLLERVKATGAVILSSATTVKEAIWLEENGADVIIAQGAEAGGHRGMFLTENIAQQPGTFALVPQVVDAVRVPVIAAGGIADGRGIAAAFALGASGVQIGTAYLRCPESKVIPAARVMLAQASDESTVITNVMTGRPARGVANRLMREVGPISPDAPAFPHAATALGPLKVAAEKLGKVDFTNLWAGQAVRMGKEMPAADLTRALAGAALARMGTLSQA, encoded by the coding sequence ATGTGGCCGGACCGCCGGATTATCGACCTCTTCAAGACTGAATTCCCGATCGTGCTGGGGCCGATGGCGGGCGTGATGGATGCGGAGCTTGCGACTGCGGTCGCACAGGGCGGCGGCGTCGCCTCGCTGCCGTGTGCGATGATCACGCCGGACAAGGCGCGCGAACAGGTCCACATCTTCCGCCAGCGCGTTTCGGCACCGATCAACCTGAACTTCTTTTGTCACAAGGCGGTCGACGCCGATCCGGCGCGCGAAGCGATCTGGCGGCAGCGGCTCGCACCCTATTATCGGGAGCACGGGCTCGACCCGAACGCGCAAATCAATGCCGCGAACCGCGCGCCGTTCGATGCCGCGTTCTGCGCTGTTGTCGAGGAGCTGAAGCCCGAGATCGTCAGCTTCCATTTCGGCCTGCCGGAGCCGAAGCTGCTTGAGCGCGTGAAGGCGACCGGCGCCGTCATCCTGTCGTCGGCGACGACGGTCAAGGAGGCGATCTGGCTCGAGGAGAACGGCGCCGATGTCATCATCGCGCAGGGTGCGGAGGCCGGCGGCCATCGCGGCATGTTCCTGACCGAGAACATCGCCCAGCAGCCGGGCACTTTCGCGCTGGTGCCGCAGGTGGTCGATGCGGTGAGGGTGCCCGTCATCGCAGCCGGCGGCATCGCTGACGGGCGCGGGATCGCGGCGGCGTTCGCGCTCGGCGCATCAGGTGTGCAGATCGGCACCGCCTATTTGCGCTGCCCGGAGTCCAAGGTCATTCCGGCGGCGCGGGTGATGCTGGCGCAGGCGAGCGACGAATCGACCGTCATCACCAATGTGATGACCGGCCGCCCGGCGCGCGGCGTCGCCAACCGTCTGATGCGCGAGGTCGGGCCGATCTCGCCCGACGCGCCGGCGTTCCCGCATGCCGCGACCGCCCTCGGACCGCTCAAGGTGGCGGCCGAAAAGCTCGGCAAGGTCGATTTCACCAATCTGTGGGCCGGGCAGGCAGTGCGGATGGGCAAGGAAATGCCGGCGGCCGACTTGACCCGGGCGCTGGCCGGCGCCGCGTTGGCGCGGATGGGGACTCTGTCTCAGGCCTGA
- the gatC gene encoding Asp-tRNA(Asn)/Glu-tRNA(Gln) amidotransferase subunit GatC, translating to MSVDATTVRRIAHLARIAVSDAEVPHLQGELNAMLAFVEQLSEVNIDGVEPMTSVTPMEMRKRADVVNDGEIADVIVRNAPDTVNDFFLVPKVVE from the coding sequence ATGTCCGTAGACGCCACGACCGTCCGCCGCATCGCGCATCTGGCGCGGATCGCGGTCAGTGACGCCGAAGTTCCCCATCTCCAGGGCGAGCTGAACGCGATGCTGGCCTTTGTGGAGCAGCTGTCGGAAGTGAATATCGACGGTGTCGAGCCGATGACCTCGGTGACGCCGATGGAGATGAGGAAGCGCGCCGACGTGGTCAATGACGGCGAGATCGCCGACGTCATCGTCCGCAACGCGCCCGACACCGTGAACGACTTCTTCCTGGTGCCGAAGGTGGTCGAGTAA
- the gatA gene encoding Asp-tRNA(Asn)/Glu-tRNA(Gln) amidotransferase subunit GatA has product MTDLTSLTIAEAREGLASKSFTARELTDAHLAAIEAARVLNAYVLETPDRAREMAKAADAKIAKGEGGPLAGIPLGIKDLFATRDIRTTACSKILGNFIPPYESTVTSQLWRDGAVLLGKLNNDEFAMGSSNETSCFGPVTNPWRREGSNTTLVPGGSSGGSASAVAAALCMGATATDTGGSIRQPAAFTATVGIKPTYGRCSRWGIVAFASSLDQAGPIARSTRDAAILMRSMAGHDPKDTTSVDIAVPDYEAAVGKSVKGMKIGIPREYRLDGMPAEIEKLWSEGAQWLKAAGAELVEVSLPHTKYALPAYYIVAPAEASSNLARYDGVRYGLREPGRNIIEMYENTRADGFGAEVRRRVLIGTYVLSAGYYDAYYLRAQKVRTLIKKDFEDCFAKGVNAILTPATPSAAFGIGEKGGADPVEMYLNDIFTVTVNMAGLPGIAVPAGKDSQGLPLGLQLIGRPFDEETLFSLGEVIEQAAGRFTAPKWW; this is encoded by the coding sequence ATGACTGATTTGACATCGCTGACGATCGCCGAGGCCCGCGAGGGCCTGGCGAGCAAGTCTTTCACCGCTCGCGAACTGACCGATGCGCATCTCGCCGCGATCGAAGCCGCGCGCGTGCTCAATGCCTATGTGCTCGAGACGCCCGACCGCGCCCGCGAGATGGCCAAGGCCGCCGACGCGAAAATTGCGAAAGGCGAGGGCGGTCCTCTCGCCGGCATCCCGCTCGGCATCAAGGACCTGTTCGCGACCCGCGACATCAGGACGACCGCGTGCTCGAAAATCCTCGGCAATTTCATTCCGCCCTACGAGTCGACGGTGACTTCGCAGCTGTGGCGCGACGGTGCGGTGCTGCTCGGCAAACTCAACAATGACGAGTTCGCGATGGGCTCGTCGAACGAGACCTCGTGCTTCGGCCCGGTCACAAACCCGTGGCGGCGCGAGGGCTCCAACACCACGCTGGTGCCGGGCGGCTCGTCCGGCGGCTCGGCTTCGGCGGTGGCGGCGGCTCTCTGCATGGGCGCGACCGCGACCGACACCGGCGGCTCGATCCGCCAGCCCGCCGCGTTCACCGCAACCGTCGGCATCAAGCCGACCTATGGCCGCTGCTCGCGCTGGGGCATCGTCGCGTTTGCGTCCTCGCTCGACCAGGCCGGCCCGATCGCGCGCTCGACGCGCGATGCCGCGATCCTGATGCGCTCGATGGCGGGGCACGATCCCAAGGACACCACGTCGGTCGACATCGCCGTGCCGGATTACGAGGCCGCGGTCGGCAAGTCCGTGAAGGGCATGAAGATCGGCATCCCCAGGGAATATCGGCTCGACGGAATGCCGGCCGAGATCGAAAAGCTCTGGAGCGAGGGCGCGCAGTGGCTGAAGGCCGCCGGCGCCGAGCTCGTCGAGGTGTCGCTGCCGCACACCAAATATGCGCTGCCGGCCTATTACATCGTGGCGCCGGCCGAGGCCTCGTCGAACCTCGCGCGCTATGACGGCGTGCGCTACGGGCTGCGCGAACCGGGCAGGAACATCATCGAGATGTACGAGAACACCCGCGCCGATGGTTTTGGCGCCGAAGTGCGCCGCCGCGTGCTGATCGGCACCTATGTGCTGTCGGCCGGCTACTACGACGCCTATTATCTGCGTGCGCAGAAGGTGCGGACGCTGATCAAGAAGGACTTCGAGGACTGCTTCGCCAAGGGCGTGAATGCGATCCTGACGCCGGCGACACCGTCGGCGGCGTTCGGCATCGGCGAGAAGGGCGGCGCCGATCCGGTCGAAATGTATCTCAACGACATCTTCACGGTGACCGTGAACATGGCGGGCCTGCCGGGCATCGCCGTGCCCGCCGGCAAGGACTCGCAAGGCCTGCCGCTCGGCCTGCAACTGATCGGCCGCCCGTTCGACGAGGAGACGCTGTTCTCGCTCGGCGAGGTGATCGAGCAGGCCGCGGGCCGCTTCACGGCGCCCAAATGGTGGTGA
- a CDS encoding patatin-like phospholipase family protein, with product MLVAVVAAGLAGCASVYNLPGNVPLGAALADNSSARDIPAYEDDLLLALSFSGGGTRAAAFSFGVLEELDHTRSSAAGTKTLLDRVDFVSGVSGGSVTAAYFGLKRRAALDDFRQRFLLRNAEEGLKTRISLGNIGRALGGGVNDSQFTDWLDQNLFDGARFEALADDRRPRVWINASDIYNRTPFVFGKTSFDALCSDIRSYRVAEAVAASAAVPLAFAPIVLQTYPGGCAAPLPAWLERVRNDPNAQPLLRAYAEAQAHYRDGSMRYVKLLDGGLVDNYGLSGLSIGLLAAQRPYEPLNERQAAKLKRILFLVVDAGRGISGDFVQTLEGPSGVELVSAAADTAIDASVRSSYAAFTALAEDWSGKLKRWRCGLSAAERSRLGVGAGWKCGDVAIYVERLGFDRLGPDRAGILNAIPTRLSLPPEQVDQLIAGGADALRSSKAYQQFRRGL from the coding sequence ATGCTGGTGGCCGTGGTGGCGGCGGGCCTTGCCGGCTGCGCCTCCGTCTACAATCTGCCCGGCAATGTGCCGCTCGGCGCCGCGCTCGCCGACAACAGCAGCGCCCGCGACATTCCGGCCTACGAAGATGATCTGCTGCTCGCGCTGTCGTTCTCCGGCGGCGGCACCCGCGCGGCGGCGTTTTCGTTCGGCGTGCTGGAGGAGCTTGACCATACGCGTTCGAGCGCGGCGGGCACCAAGACGCTGCTCGACCGCGTCGACTTCGTCTCCGGCGTCTCCGGTGGATCGGTCACCGCCGCCTATTTCGGATTGAAGCGCCGCGCGGCGCTCGACGATTTCCGCCAGCGCTTCCTGCTGCGCAACGCCGAGGAGGGACTGAAGACCCGGATCTCGCTCGGCAATATCGGGCGCGCGCTCGGCGGCGGCGTCAACGACAGCCAGTTCACCGACTGGCTCGATCAGAATTTGTTCGACGGCGCGCGGTTCGAGGCATTGGCCGACGATCGCCGGCCGCGGGTCTGGATCAACGCGTCGGATATCTACAACCGCACGCCATTCGTGTTCGGCAAGACATCGTTCGATGCCTTGTGCAGCGACATCAGGTCGTATCGTGTCGCCGAAGCGGTGGCGGCATCCGCCGCGGTGCCGCTGGCATTCGCCCCGATCGTGCTGCAAACCTATCCCGGCGGTTGCGCCGCGCCGCTGCCGGCCTGGCTCGAGCGGGTGCGCAACGATCCGAATGCCCAGCCGTTGCTGCGCGCCTATGCGGAGGCCCAGGCGCATTACCGCGACGGCTCGATGCGCTACGTCAAGCTGCTCGATGGCGGCCTCGTCGACAATTACGGCCTGTCGGGGCTGAGCATCGGCTTGCTCGCCGCGCAGCGTCCGTACGAGCCGCTGAACGAACGGCAGGCGGCCAAGCTGAAGCGCATCCTGTTCCTGGTGGTCGACGCCGGCCGCGGCATCTCCGGCGACTTCGTGCAGACGCTCGAAGGGCCGAGCGGCGTCGAACTGGTGTCCGCAGCCGCCGACACCGCGATCGATGCCAGCGTGCGCTCCAGCTACGCCGCCTTCACGGCGCTCGCCGAGGACTGGTCCGGCAAGCTGAAGCGCTGGCGCTGCGGGCTGTCGGCGGCGGAGCGCAGCCGGCTCGGCGTCGGCGCCGGCTGGAAATGCGGTGACGTCGCGATCTATGTCGAGCGGCTCGGCTTCGACCGGCTCGGACCGGACCGCGCCGGCATCCTGAACGCGATCCCGACGCGGCTGTCGCTGCCGCCGGAGCAGGTCGACCAGCTGATCGCGGGCGGCGCCGACGCGCTGCGCTCGAGCAAGGCCTATCAGCAGTTCCGGCGCGGGCTCTAG
- the gatB gene encoding Asp-tRNA(Asn)/Glu-tRNA(Gln) amidotransferase subunit GatB, with the protein MTASAAPHKLIKSATGDWEVVIGMEIHAQVTSNAKLFSGASTAFGGDPNSHVSLVDAAMPGMLPVINEECVRQAVRTGLGLNAKINLRSVFDRKNYFYPDSPQGYQISQYKSPIVGEGEVSLELDGGRSVTIGIERLHLEQDAGKLLHDQSPTMSYVDLNRCGVALMEIVSKPDIRDAEQAKAYVTKLRSILRYLGTCDGDMEKGNLRADVNVSVRRYGETAFGTRCEIKNMNSVNFIGQAIEYEARRQIEIIEDGGSIDQETRLFDPNKGETRSMRSKEEAHDYRYFPDPDLLPLEFSQAFVDDLKAQLPELPDEKKSRFITGFGLSPYDANVLVAERESAEFYETVLSGLADKARDGKLAANWVINELFGRLNKEGVEIAASPVSAEQLAAIVDLIGEGTISGKIAKDLFEIVWQEGGDPRALVEARGMKQVTDLGAIEKVVDDIIAANPDKVEQAKAKPQLVGWFVGQVMKSSGGKANPQAVNDLLKSKLGI; encoded by the coding sequence ATGACTGCATCTGCCGCCCCGCACAAACTGATCAAGAGCGCCACCGGCGATTGGGAGGTCGTGATCGGCATGGAGATCCATGCCCAGGTCACCTCGAACGCAAAGTTGTTCTCCGGCGCATCGACCGCGTTCGGCGGCGACCCCAATTCCCATGTCTCGCTGGTCGATGCCGCGATGCCGGGCATGTTGCCCGTGATCAACGAGGAGTGCGTCCGCCAGGCGGTGCGCACCGGTCTCGGGCTGAATGCGAAGATCAACCTGCGCTCGGTGTTCGACCGCAAGAACTATTTCTATCCGGACTCGCCGCAGGGCTACCAGATCAGCCAGTACAAGTCGCCGATCGTGGGCGAGGGCGAGGTGTCGCTCGAGCTCGACGGCGGCCGCAGCGTCACGATCGGGATCGAGCGGCTGCACCTGGAACAGGACGCCGGCAAGTTGCTGCACGATCAGTCGCCGACGATGTCCTATGTCGACCTCAACCGTTGCGGCGTCGCGCTGATGGAGATCGTCTCCAAGCCCGACATCCGCGACGCCGAGCAGGCCAAGGCCTACGTCACCAAGCTGCGCTCGATCCTGCGCTACCTCGGCACCTGCGACGGCGACATGGAGAAGGGCAATTTGCGCGCCGACGTCAACGTCTCGGTGCGCCGCTACGGCGAGACCGCGTTCGGCACCCGCTGCGAAATCAAGAACATGAACTCGGTCAACTTCATCGGCCAGGCGATCGAGTACGAGGCACGGCGTCAGATCGAGATCATCGAGGACGGCGGCTCGATCGACCAGGAAACCCGGCTGTTCGACCCGAACAAGGGCGAGACCCGATCGATGCGCTCCAAGGAAGAGGCGCACGACTACCGTTACTTCCCCGATCCCGATCTGTTGCCGCTCGAGTTCAGCCAGGCCTTCGTCGACGATCTCAAGGCGCAGCTGCCGGAACTGCCGGACGAGAAGAAGTCCCGTTTTATTACGGGCTTCGGCCTGTCGCCTTATGATGCGAACGTGCTGGTGGCCGAGCGCGAGAGCGCGGAGTTCTACGAGACGGTGCTGTCGGGTCTTGCCGACAAGGCGCGCGACGGCAAGCTCGCCGCCAACTGGGTGATCAACGAACTGTTCGGTCGTCTCAACAAGGAAGGCGTCGAGATCGCAGCCTCGCCGGTGTCGGCGGAGCAACTCGCCGCGATCGTCGACCTGATCGGAGAGGGAACGATTTCCGGTAAGATCGCCAAGGACTTGTTCGAGATCGTCTGGCAGGAAGGCGGCGATCCGCGCGCGCTTGTCGAGGCGCGCGGCATGAAGCAGGTCACCGACCTCGGCGCGATCGAGAAGGTGGTCGACGACATCATCGCGGCCAATCCCGACAAGGTCGAGCAGGCGAAGGCGAAGCCGCAACTGGTCGGCTGG